A genomic window from Camelina sativa cultivar DH55 chromosome 2, Cs, whole genome shotgun sequence includes:
- the LOC104717437 gene encoding putative lipid-binding protein AIR1, translating into MAPRTYLALFISLNLLFFTYTTATTPSTGSCPRDSLQLGVCANVLKLVDLTLGNPPVKPCCSLIQGLADLEAAVCLCTLLKVNILEININLPIDLSVLLNICGRKAPTNFHCA; encoded by the coding sequence ATGGCTCCAAGAACATACCTTGCACTCTTCATTTCCCTCAACCTCCTCTTTTTCACTTACACCACTGCGACCACCCCAAGCACAGGGTCTTGCCCTCGGGATTCTCTACAGCTCGGTGTTTGCGCCAATGTGCTCAAGCTAGTGGACTTAACATTGGGAAACCCACCTGTAAAGCCATGCTGCTCTCTCATCCAAGGCTTGGCTGACCTTGAGGCTGCAGTCTGCCTCTGCACTTTGCTCAAGGTTAACATTCTTGAAATCAACATTAACCTTCCCATTGATCTCAGCGTACTACTCAATATTTGCGGTAGAAAAGCTCCAACGAACTTCCATTGCGCCTAA
- the LOC104717446 gene encoding putative lipid-binding protein AIR1, whose translation MAPRTSLALFLSLNLLFFTYTSATCSKCLPTPTTPTTPTTPTTPSSGTCPRDSLQLGVCANVLKLVDLTLGNPPVKPCCSLIQGLADLEAAVCLCTLLKVNILGININLPIDLSILLNVCGRKAPTNFQCA comes from the coding sequence ATGGCTCCAAGAACCTCCCTTGCActcttcctttctctcaatctcCTCTTTTTCACTTACACCTCTGCAACATGTTCCAAGTGCCTCCCCACCCCAACTACGCCAACCACCCCAACTACGCCAACCACCCCAAGCTCAGGGACTTGTCCTAGAGATTCCCTACAGCTCGGTGTTTGCGCCAATGTGCTCAAGCTAGTGGACCTAACATTGGGAAACCCACCTGTAAAGCCATGCTGCTCTCTCATCCAAGGTTTGGCTGACCTTGAGGCTGCAGTCTGCCTCTGCACTTTGCTCAAGGTTAACATTCTTGGAATCAACATTAACCTTCCCATCGATCTCAGCATACTCCTCAATGTTTGCGGTAGAAAAGCTCCAACGAATTTCCAGTGCGCGTAA
- the LOC104717452 gene encoding putative lipid-binding protein AIR1B, with product MAPRTSLALFLSLNLLFFTLTSATTPSTGSCPKDSLQLGVCANVLKLVDLTLGNPPVKPCCSLIQGLADLEAAACLCTLLKVNILGININLPVNLSVLLNVCGRKAPTNFQCA from the coding sequence ATGGCTCCAAGAACCTCCCTTGCACTTTTCCTTTCCCTcaacctcctcttcttcactctcacctCTGCGACCACCCCAAGCACAGGGTCTTGTCCTAAAGATTCTCTACAGCTCGGTGTTTGCGCCAATGTGCTCAAGCTAGTTGACTTAACATTGGGAAACCCACCTGTAAAGCCATGCTGCTCCCTCATCCAAGGCTTGGCTGACCTTGAGGCTGCAGCCTGCCTCTGCACTTTGCTCAAGGTTAACATTCTTGGAATCAACATTAACCTTCCCGTCAATCTCAGCGTACTCCTTAATGTTTGTGGTAGAAAAGCTCCAACGAACTTCCAGTGTGCCTAA